In the genome of Paenibacillus pabuli, one region contains:
- a CDS encoding nucleoside recognition domain-containing protein yields the protein MINLIWLLMIVIGFAFAAAQGKIEVVTQAAFDGAATGVTVCFGLISVLVFWMGMMKMAEDAGLLGRIAKLLGPVVSFLFPDVPRNHPAMGYILSNMSANLLGLGNAATPMGIKAMQQLQELNPDKQTASPAMCTLLALNTASITIIPTTLIAIRLNYHSANATEIVGTTLMATIIATFAAIAADRWYRNRALHRPPRVHKSDNPGMKG from the coding sequence TTGATCAATCTAATCTGGCTTCTCATGATAGTCATCGGCTTTGCTTTTGCAGCAGCACAGGGCAAAATTGAAGTGGTTACCCAGGCAGCTTTTGATGGAGCAGCAACCGGAGTAACGGTCTGTTTTGGGCTAATCAGTGTGCTTGTGTTCTGGATGGGCATGATGAAAATGGCTGAGGATGCCGGGCTGCTGGGCCGGATCGCAAAACTCCTGGGTCCGGTTGTTAGCTTTTTGTTCCCGGATGTTCCACGGAATCATCCAGCCATGGGCTACATTTTATCCAACATGAGTGCTAATCTGCTTGGCCTCGGCAATGCAGCTACCCCAATGGGGATCAAAGCCATGCAGCAACTGCAAGAGCTGAATCCGGATAAACAAACGGCTTCCCCGGCCATGTGTACTCTGCTGGCTCTGAATACAGCGAGTATCACCATCATTCCTACAACATTGATAGCCATTCGTCTTAATTATCATTCCGCGAATGCTACGGAAATTGTAGGCACAACACTAATGGCAACCATTATTGCGACATTTGCAGCCATCGCGGCCGATCGCTGGTATCGAAACAGGGCACTTCACAGGCCGCCGCGTGTACATAAAAGTGACAATCCCGGTATGAAAGGATGA
- a CDS encoding spore maturation protein, whose protein sequence is MLTFINWISVWAIPVIIAFVPLYAFTKKVPVYESFVDGAKDGFSTAISIIPHLVGMMVAISVFRASGALDYVISLFTPLVSWMGVPGEVLPLGILRPLTGTGSLAFTTDLIKTYGPDSMIGRMASTIQGSTDTTLYVLTVYFGAVGIRNGRYALKVGLFSDVVGFIAALVICLIVFG, encoded by the coding sequence TTGTTAACCTTCATCAACTGGATTTCCGTCTGGGCCATTCCGGTTATCATCGCGTTTGTTCCATTATATGCGTTTACCAAAAAGGTCCCGGTCTACGAATCTTTTGTTGATGGGGCCAAAGATGGCTTCTCTACGGCAATCAGCATTATTCCCCATCTGGTAGGTATGATGGTAGCGATCAGTGTATTCCGTGCTTCCGGTGCATTGGATTATGTAATTAGCCTCTTTACACCACTCGTATCCTGGATGGGGGTTCCGGGAGAAGTATTGCCACTCGGTATTTTGCGCCCTTTGACCGGGACCGGTTCGCTTGCCTTTACGACTGACCTGATCAAAACCTATGGCCCCGACTCGATGATTGGCCGCATGGCTTCCACGATTCAAGGCAGTACGGATACAACACTATACGTATTAACTGTTTATTTTGGAGCTGTAGGTATACGTAACGGCCGCTATGCCCTCAAAGTCGGGTTGTTCTCCGATGTGGTTGGTTTCATTGCAGCCTTGGTCATTTGTTTGATTGTATTTGGTTAA
- a CDS encoding S1 family peptidase, whose product MQNSWKQMLCFGMSGMLAIALLAGQTELATAQAVNTIQFTGYFNQQLRAQLAVTADSFPVVNVRLVKQDEPDSVYYDVGTSILISKDEVLTNYHVVQDYAELSDGDEGTLTVASPGHLDKPVKAKIIKTDPVTDMALLKLDKEIDAQPVTFANAKDNQIVFTIGFPKNSSGELVLLDEEFPSTYNTIAKSRVFNSQDSDVPGKKGIGSIVKSVAQGNSGGPVLDQNNRVIGMMTFVYGGRTYFITSKMLQAFIKDSGAPAKKQVVVAGKVAN is encoded by the coding sequence ATGCAAAATAGTTGGAAACAAATGCTCTGCTTTGGAATGTCAGGTATGCTTGCCATTGCTTTGCTTGCAGGACAAACGGAGCTGGCTACGGCTCAAGCCGTCAATACGATTCAATTTACCGGTTACTTCAATCAACAACTACGTGCTCAGTTGGCCGTTACAGCGGATTCTTTTCCAGTTGTGAACGTACGTCTGGTCAAACAGGATGAACCCGATTCAGTATATTATGATGTGGGTACATCAATACTGATTTCCAAGGATGAGGTGCTAACCAACTATCATGTCGTTCAGGATTATGCTGAACTGTCTGATGGGGATGAAGGCACACTGACTGTAGCAAGCCCAGGTCATCTGGACAAGCCGGTTAAAGCCAAAATCATTAAAACCGATCCGGTGACAGATATGGCGTTGCTAAAGCTGGACAAAGAAATTGATGCACAACCAGTGACGTTTGCTAATGCAAAAGATAATCAAATTGTCTTTACGATTGGATTTCCCAAAAATTCCTCCGGGGAACTTGTTCTGCTGGACGAAGAATTCCCATCAACCTATAATACAATCGCGAAGAGTCGAGTATTTAATTCACAAGATTCGGACGTCCCAGGCAAGAAGGGTATTGGCAGTATCGTAAAATCAGTGGCACAAGGCAATTCAGGTGGCCCTGTTCTGGACCAGAACAATCGGGTTATTGGCATGATGACCTTTGTATACGGAGGACGTACTTATTTTATTACTTCCAAAATGCTGCAAGCCTTCATTAAAGACAGCGGAGCACCTGCCAAGAAACAGGTTGTTGTTGCTGGAAAAGTAGCCAATTAA